ATCGGCGGTTTCTCACGACCATCCGATGCGCAATTGACGGGCCGAAGCTTCTGCAGCCTCACCATgcgatcttcttcttcttccctgcaGACAGTCAATTCTCTCCTGTAATCAGTCGGTAATTAGTGCAAGTCAATGCACATCTTCTTAGTAACTGATGATCCCATGGCTCAAAGCATATAATAGTATGGTAACTAGTACTACTTCGGAGTCATGTGCATTGGCATATTAGCGCATAGCCCGCATCACACATCTGCCTCTAAAGTCTTACCATTCCCAAACCCCAGGCAAAGGCCAGGGAAAACAAGCTGTACCTGCAGTAGCTCCATTGATCCCCTCCACATCGCCGAATCAAAGCAAAAGAGCACGGTCCTGCAATGGAATCGAGCGGCCTGAGGAAGAGAGTAGCCGATATGATGGATGGGGGCAAGTACAAGCCAAAAGGCTATGGGATGGCCGGCCCCGGCCAGAGGCTCCCGTGTGCGCTGCTGCTGATGCTGgttctcgccgccgccgcgttgAGCGTCGTCGTCACGCACAAGGTCAGGGAGCAGCGTGCCTTTGCTGTGGTTCTCAAGGAGCGCGACGTGCAGGCCGTCTCCCTCCGGATCCAACTCCAGGTATGCCATGGCTCATGCCTTCTGTTTTCTGCTTCTTCTTTTCCCCCCTTTTTAGATCATGCATGCAGACAAGCTGGTGCAAGATCAACCATTCTGCATCATATAAGAATGAATCTGCATCTTTTAAGACTGTCAAATTGTAAAAATTGTAGAACAGTTAAGGAGTTGGGAAGCTTATCTGTGCCAACGTCTGCTAGAATTAGCTGCCGCCACCCTTTTCTTTCTCGTCGAATATGGATGCACCTCTCGAGATGCAAATTCTTGCTCATGGTTTCCAATTTATGTGCAACTTTTTTCATCAGTACTAACCAGCTGTATGAAATAGGAATAGTTTTCTAAACATCAGTTGATTTACAGCAGAGATTTGCTATGGTGAAGCTATGCATGTTTCTTTGACACATTTCGACATGTGCTTTGATTGCCATCTTTTTTCATTTAGTACGCACTAAGAATCATATTCATTTACAAGACGTATATATAAGTGTGGTTTGTAAATTCAAGGAAATATAACAAACCAAACATTGTACCATTAATTCTAACGAAATATATATTCTTCACAGAAAGAGAAGGCATACGGCAAAGAGACCAAGAGGAAGGCGGAAGAAATGAAGGCCACAATGTCTTCCCTGAGAACACAGAAGACAGACCTGAAAACAAAGCTCAAGGCGCTGGAAGCCACAGCCACAATCCTCAAGAACGTGCAGAAAGAGCTCGAAGCATCTCTCAAGGAGAGAGAGAGCCGCATCAGCCAAATGGAAGGGAAAGCCGCAAATCTTCACAGCACTCGGAAAGCACTGGAAGCAACTGTGAAGGAACGAGACAACCGCATCAAGCAAATGCAAGATAAAGTCACGAGTCTTGAGAAAACTCTGAAGGAACAGGAGCTGTCTCTGAAGGCGAGAGACAGCCGCATCAGCCAACTGGAGGAGAAAACCGCCGCAGCGTCAAATCCTGACCAGATGGCAGCTCTCATGGAAATCCTGCAGCGGAAGGAAGCCGAGCTCGAGGAGATCAAGACCAGGTTCCAGGACTACAGGACTACAGACAGAAAGGTCGTAAGTAGTAAGAGCACTTCGGCACGAACAAACCCAACAACACCTGCCGTTGTAGTAGCAGCAAAGGTTACAAACTCCAGCAGGAATAGTACTGTAGCTGCTAGATCAGAAGAGAAGAGAGCTGGCAACACCACAGTGACAGAAAGCAAAATTCAGAAACCGAAGACCAGATCTTTAGAAGAAAAGCAAGCGAAGCTCGCAGTCGCAGGCAATGCACAAGTTGATGATTTGCAAGAGCAAGACACTGATTTCTTAGATATGGATGATATTTATGGAGGCAGCCATACCAAGAAGTCTGAACTTGCTCGGCGGAACAAGAAGGTTTTGGCCGACCGTCATGTCGAAAACCAAAAGTCAGGGCACCCCCTGGACCAGCAGGACAGCCATCATGTCAGATATAACAAGCTGCTTGAGAAGGAGAACATCAAACCAGATGAAACCAAGAAGAAGAACGGTACGGTTGGGCACTTGGAAAAGATCCCCAAAGATGAAACCAAGAAGAAGAACAGTACTGTTGGGCACTTGGAAAAGATCCCCAAAGATGATACCAAGAAGAAGAACAGTACTGTTGGGCACTTGGAAAAGATCTCCAAAGATGAAACCAAGAAGAAGAACAGTACTGTTGGGCACTTGGAAAAGATCTCCAAAGACAGCTTAAGCGACGTCAACCTAGACAGACCGAGACAAGGGGTGACTGGTGCTGCTGATGTGCAGCCCAAGGTGCCTGTAAATGATGATTTGCAGCAAAACAAGAAGCAGAAGAACAAAAAGCCCAAATCCAAGAAGAAGGTGGTTGATACTTCAACTTGGTGATGGATTAGTTACAGAAGGAAGGTAAGTAGAGACCACATTGTTTTGAACCTAAAATGGTTACTGTGATagaggactagaacagaagaaatgcCATATccatatgtcgaaatacaatcgagaaatgaaggctgtAATGTTTTCGAGCAATTGATACTGTAATATTTTTACACTTTGTCTTGTGTTGACGAAGCAATTTTGCACACAGTACATTATAAGGTTTGCACGACACTAGACTAAATTTGTTTTTGAGTGCTGTAAATCATTCCGCTGCATTTGATTCCGTAGGCGCGGCAAACGGTAGACACGGTGACCATCGGACGGGGGAGCGCAGCTGGACAAGCAAGGGCGTGCGTGCGGGGTACGCGTGGGATGCTGGCAAGAGCGAACGGACACGAGGAAAAACAGAGGAGGAACAGAGCAGCATACACAGCTTCGTTTCTCCTCTGTTGTTCTTTTCCTTGGTCGTATCGTAGGTTCGTTTTCCCTCTCAGTGTGCAACGCATGCAAACTTTCCTTAACGCAACACTTGGAAACATTTAACTCTGCAAACAGCCTTTTGCCTTGAAGATGGGTAGCTCTCGCACAATGCCGATTCCAGGATAACAGGATAAGCAAGACGGATACGACTCCACTGCTGAAAGGGAATACACTCTGTAAAAGCACGAAGCTTTTGCTCGGCAGCTCCCCATGTCACCACGAGGTCTCCAGGGCAACGGTTAACTCGTTAAATTTTTGAAGAGTTATGAAAAAGAATGGTCTCACTCCCTCTTTTTTAAGCGTTTCTTAAAAGAAAAAAAGATTGCTTCTCCTCCTCACGTCTGCCGCCAAAATGTAACCTGCACAACCCTCACACCTCCGTCTGCCCTCGCCGGCGGCGATGAATTTGGTCGGTCTCCTAGATCAGGGTGACGATGGGGTTGGTCTGCAGGGTCATCGTCGTCCGCCACTTGCTCGCCTCTCGCTGGCCACACGAACctcctaagagcatctccaacaggcgcgCTAAACAAGCGCCGCGCCGCAAATTTAGCCAGTTTAGCGCGCGCGCAACCCGGCGGGTGGCTCCAGCGGGCGCGCAATAACCGCGCGTGCGGTATAAGGAGTTGGGCGCGCGGTCGGATTCGCTATCTCGCGCGGTGTATTTGGGGCGCCCGCTTCCGCGCGCGGCACACTCGAGCGCTCGCGCTGCACTCTCTCTTCTCCGCCACCTACGCCCCGcgcgcgccggcgccggcgaacTGCACCCCATGGACGCATGCGCCGGCACCCCGCTCACCCCATCCTATAGCCGCGacccctccaccgccgccgccgccgcaaacccTAGCCCGGGTGGCGTTGGCCTCGCCTCcgccggagctcctccgaccATCGGCCTCGCGCACGGCCTCTTCATGCCGCCGCGGATGACCTCGGCGGCGGGTGGCGTCGCACCGGCGccggcccgagccgccgccccctcctcaacGCTCCCCAATGCGGCGCGGCCAAAGAAGGGCAAGACATCGGCGAAGAAAAACAAGGCGGCGGACGGCTCCGGCACCTCAaaggcgaggaggaagaagcttGCAGGGCGTGCGACAGGCGCGGCGGCTACCGAAGCGCCAGCGAGCTCACTCGTTGAGCCGGCGGCGGACGCGCACAACATGTTCGACGAAATGCCCCTAAGGTAAAAAAAATTCCAACTTttcatttttttttaattttttcaatGCATTCACATATAGATAGCTTATTTGCATTGTTCAAAAAACTTTGTAGTCTTAATGATGATGCATACATGTCAACGATGGGTGTTGGCTCCAACAATTCGCATTGGTCTCAAACCAATGACATGCATTTCGAAGACCATGAGTTCGAGGTGGACGAGGAGGGTGAGTGCATTGTCGACGCACCGAAAGGAAGAGCGGGCAATTACACCAACGTCGATGACATCTTACTATGCAATACTTGGTTGCAAGTGTCAAGGGATCCATCCGTTGGaggtgatcaaagtagagatgcCGTTGAAGATCTTGCCAACACCGTCGGAGCTTCACGTGATGCGGTGCGCGATGAGGAGAGGGAGGAAGATTTATCTTCGGAGGCGGAAGAATCGTCTTCCGAagatgaggacgaggacgaagacgAGGACGAGGAATGATGTGTCTTTCATTTGTGTATTGAACTTGATTTGCATTTTGAACTTGGTTGGATGAACTTGTGGGCATGATTTTGAACTTGTGGGCATGAACTTTTCTTCATCAACTTATTTGTGTGAAATTTTATATGTCATGTTCATTGCATTCTGAATGTTTCAACTTCATTTTGTGTTCAAAATGTCATATATGCAATGCCCCGGTGAGTCACGCGCGCTACATTTTTTACACGCTGCATTTTAGTGCGGCTGCTGGAGCCAGCTCTACGCGCCGCGCCAAACCAGGCGATGGGCGCGCGGCAAAGCAGTTTTTTGCGCGCGGCGCGTTCGGctcctgttggagatgctctaatgaGCGATCATGCCCATCCGCCCCGCCGTCGATTGAGTCATTGCTGGTCTTCCTCTCCTCATCGTCGTATTCGTCCTCCTTGGGCTCTCACTAGCGCTTGCCGAGGGCCCGAGGCATCGGCAGTAGAAGCAGCGCATGTACCAGTGTAACTGGCCTTCCGGACAGGCACGCCGCTGCGTTGTGTCAAGCACAATTGGTTTGCTGCCAAAAATTGGCATGCCAATATTTGGCATTGTGCCAAATATTGACAACTACTTGGTTGACTACGGGTTGTTTTGCCTATCTCACATAAAGTTGCCAATAGTTGATAAGTCTTGGTATTGCCAATTTTTGACAATGCCAACATTTGGCAAGCTAAATATTGGTAACAAATCAATTATGCTCTTTGTGCCGAGCCAATGCAGAAAGCGGTGTCGCTGGCGGCATCCGTCCCGCTAGCTCTGCACATCGGCCAGCACCCCACTGCACTCAGACGACACGTTGATGCGGTTTGGTATCCATTTCCAACCACTTCTCTCATCATCAACATTGGATGCCGAAATTGATTGAGATTTTTGACGTTGATGTCGTTAAGGACCACAGATGCTCGACAACTACTAGGAGCGGTCCATTCAGAAGGAGACATTGAACGACTACATTTTGTACTGTCTCCTTTATTTTTTTCTGAGACTACTCATATTTTCTTACAAATACATATTTACGGTATAATAATGTTCATAAGTGCATTAACAGTAAGGTTTCAAGTGTAATAGTTTATGCTCATGCGAGGGGTAATGCTTCACAAGAGCATATTTGTGCTTTACACGGAGCACAACCTATGCTCTCCATCAatcgaaaagaaaagaaaaaaaacacaataaaccgaagaaaaacaaaaaaaagctAGAGAAAATGTAAAAAAAACATCCGAAAATGGCAAAAACAGAAGGAAATTCGGTTGTAGGTTGGTTGACTTCGCTCCCACGCACTTGCACGCACGATGCCACCGAGCGTCGAGTGTCCCTGCATAAAAATGCCTCACGCGCTAAAAACCATCGTTTTTGTGTGTCAGAGACAAAAAAAACAGCGCTCCAGCAGACGCTATAAAATAGAGCGCGCACAACAAACTTTAGCGCACACGCTAAAAGCGGTATCCTGGGCTGCAAACTTTGGGCGCCGGATTGTGCGTGATGCAAAATCTGGGCTGCTGCAGGTGGGGCCGCCGAATTGGGCGTCGTGTTTTTGTGCATATGGAAAACCTCTTCGTCGCTTTCGCGCGCAAAAAGATTGTTTTGACACTGTAATTTACCGCGCCGAGGCGAAGCGtgcctgttggagatgctctaaagaAAAAAGACGTCAATTTGGTGGATCCCCGCTACCCCCGCCGGCCACCACGATGGCAGCGCGGGACCcaacgccgccgccggagccgccgatCCTCCGAACCCAAGACGAGATCCTCGAGGAGATCTTCCTCCTCTGCTTGACAATTTTCATGTGAAATGGGGCAGTACTGTTTCGTCGGTGAAAAAACAAATTTGGGGTAACATTTGGTGTTCAATTATTTTCTTTGCACATGCCAAAATATTTAACCTTTTTGCCTAAAACTTTGTAGGTAGCATTTGGATGTGACTACGAATACATAAAAAATTTGTTGTTTTTTTTTTACATTTCAAAAATTATTTTTCAGACGCAAGAGCGCGCGTTTCTAGGAGCCAAATTGGATTTCAAGTATAGAATTGTTTGCCCAACTTAAAGTAGGAATACGGTATTTTCTCTGCCCTCCTTTGTTGCATTCCAAAGGCACAATACCGCATGTTGTTCGACAACATAGTTGGTGTACGCTCTGTTGGGACAGAGCCTCGATGCAACGATTTTGTACCTCTTAATAAGTTGCTATGAGAGATCTCCTCCTCGACTGACCTCCAGTTATTTTGCTCATCAGTCAATTCAAACGGCGGTTAACAATGAGAGCTTTT
The Aegilops tauschii subsp. strangulata cultivar AL8/78 chromosome 3, Aet v6.0, whole genome shotgun sequence genome window above contains:
- the LOC109763631 gene encoding uncharacterized protein, with the protein product MESSGLRKRVADMMDGGKYKPKGYGMAGPGQRLPCALLLMLVLAAAALSVVVTHKVREQRAFAVVLKERDVQAVSLRIQLQKEKAYGKETKRKAEEMKATMSSLRTQKTDLKTKLKALEATATILKNVQKELEASLKERESRISQMEGKAANLHSTRKALEATVKERDNRIKQMQDKVTSLEKTLKEQELSLKARDSRISQLEEKTAAASNPDQMAALMEILQRKEAELEEIKTRFQDYRTTDRKVVSSKSTSARTNPTTPAVVVAAKVTNSSRNSTVAARSEEKRAGNTTVTESKIQKPKTRSLEEKQAKLAVAGNAQVDDLQEQDTDFLDMDDIYGGSHTKKSELARRNKKVLADRHVENQKSGHPLDQQDSHHVRYNKLLEKENIKPDETKKKNGTVGHLEKIPKDETKKKNSTVGHLEKIPKDDTKKKNSTVGHLEKISKDETKKKNSTVGHLEKISKDSLSDVNLDRPRQGVTGAADVQPKVPVNDDLQQNKKQKNKKPKSKKKVVDTSTW